The following proteins come from a genomic window of Oncorhynchus mykiss isolate Arlee chromosome 19, USDA_OmykA_1.1, whole genome shotgun sequence:
- the LOC110515221 gene encoding GTPase IMAP family member 9-like → MSSISVTSTCEKKRGNVGGQHVAVIDTPGLFDTKLTQEEALKEISQCLLFSAPGPHVFLVVIKLGRFTEEEQKTVEMIQILFGDEASRYTMVLFTHGESLDDDDVVTIEDYLLENPHLQCLIAKCNGEYQVFNNKDKNCSQVTELLEKINKMVKMNGGSHYTTEMFQEAERAIEEEKNRILKENEEKIRREEEKLKMEKIKIKALEKVLKEENERILRKNKEQQLRYEEKLGEMKIEAREEAIKKEKERVLKEYEEQRLREEELTVVSSRMFAVGEEIKTLPEKHEREARDEAEQFSIFKYLDFSGMLAPVLNKSLSYIRSKCNIQ, encoded by the coding sequence atgtcctcTATTTCTGTGACATCAACATGTGAAAAGAAAAGAGGAAATGTGGGAGGGCAACATGTAGCTGTCATCGACACACCAGGCTTGTTTGACACCAAGTTAACACAGGAGGAGGCACTGAAAGAGATCTCACAGTGCCTGCTTTTCTCTGCTCCTGGTCCCCATGTGTTCCTGGTTGTGATCAAGCTGGGAAGATTCACTGAAGAGGAACAGAAAACTGTGGAGATGATTCAGATATTATTTGGGGATGAAGCATCCAGATACACCATGGTTCTCTTCACACATGGAGAGAGTCTTGATGATGACGACGTTGTAACAATTGAAGATTATTTGCTTGAAAATCCACATCTTCAGTGTTTGATTGCCAAATGTAATGGAGAGTATCAGGTCTTCAACAACAAAGATAAGAATTGCTCCCAGGTCACTGAGCTGCTTGAGAAGATAAACAAGATGGTGAAGATGAATGGAGGAAGCCACTACACCACTGAGATGTTCCAGGAGGCTGAGAGAGCGATTGAAGAGGAGAAGAACAGGATCCTGAAAGAGAATGAAGAGAAGATacgcagagaggaggagaaactgaagatggaaaaaattaaaataaaagctCTGGAGAAAGTTCTTaaagaggagaatgagaggatcCTGAGAAAGAACAAAGAGCAACAACTCAGATATGAGGAGAAACTGGGGGAAATGAAAATAGAAGCTCGGGAGGAAGCAATtaaaaaggagaaagagagggtcctGAAAGAGTACGAAGAGCAGAGACTCCGAGAAGAGGAACTGACAGTGGTATCATCCAGAATGTTTGCTGTGGGGGAAGAAATAAAGACGCTGCCAGAAAAACATGAAAGAGAGGCTAGAGATGAAGCTGAACAATTTTCAATTTTCAAATATTTGGATTTCAGTGGAATGTTGGCCCCCGTCTTGAATAAGTCGCTCAGCTACATCAGAAGCAAATGTAATATACAATGA